One window from the genome of Echinicola vietnamensis DSM 17526 encodes:
- a CDS encoding biotin--[acetyl-CoA-carboxylase] ligase produces the protein MHKILANTVFLGKDIIYMTECHSTNDVAAAKIKDGTAREGSIVLTDTQTKGRGQRGNRWYSEPGKNLTFSLVLAPTFMAPGAQFDLNRMVALAVKEALSRYSEGIKVKWPNDIVHKDGGKLGGILIENNLTQSRIETSVVGIGLNLNQVDFAFPGPTSVAVLSGHQVDKWEMVSNILGELEKRYIHLKKGDRKSLEDEYWDNLYRRGEWATYEDSAGVFQGMITGLTKEGRLIITNQQGKENHYAFKEVKFL, from the coding sequence ATGCATAAAATCCTTGCCAATACTGTTTTTCTCGGTAAAGATATCATTTACATGACAGAGTGTCATTCTACCAATGATGTCGCAGCTGCCAAAATCAAGGATGGGACCGCCCGGGAAGGTAGCATTGTCCTTACTGACACACAAACCAAAGGCAGGGGACAACGGGGAAACAGGTGGTACAGTGAGCCCGGAAAGAACCTTACGTTTTCGCTCGTACTGGCTCCAACGTTTATGGCTCCAGGGGCCCAGTTTGACCTAAATCGGATGGTGGCGCTGGCCGTTAAAGAGGCCTTAAGCCGCTATTCAGAAGGTATAAAGGTGAAATGGCCCAATGATATTGTCCACAAGGATGGTGGGAAGTTGGGAGGGATTTTAATAGAAAATAACCTGACACAATCCCGCATCGAAACGTCCGTGGTGGGCATTGGGCTTAACCTAAACCAAGTGGATTTTGCCTTTCCCGGCCCTACTTCCGTAGCCGTTTTGTCAGGGCATCAGGTCGATAAGTGGGAAATGGTATCGAATATCCTCGGGGAATTAGAAAAGCGATACATTCACTTAAAGAAGGGAGACAGGAAATCACTGGAAGATGAATATTGGGATAACCTGTACCGGAGAGGGGAATGGGCAACCTATGAAGACAGTGCTGGTGTTTTCCAAGGGATGATCACAGGACTAACCAAGGAAGGGCGATTGATCATTACGAATCAGCAAGGAAAAGAAAACCATTATGCATTTAAGGAAGTTAAATTTCTGTGA
- a CDS encoding CPXCG motif-containing cysteine-rich protein, whose product MLTVEHHFTCPHCLAPISMILDLSVSPQKYIEDCEVCCQPINIYFESEGDNITYFSSNPVEQ is encoded by the coding sequence ATGTTAACTGTAGAGCATCACTTTACTTGCCCGCACTGCCTTGCCCCAATCTCCATGATATTGGACCTAAGTGTCAGTCCGCAAAAGTACATCGAAGATTGTGAGGTATGTTGTCAGCCAATCAACATATATTTTGAATCAGAAGGTGATAATATTACCTATTTTTCATCAAATCCTGTAGAACAGTAA
- the rsfS gene encoding ribosome silencing factor, producing MTAEELSKIIVKGMEDKKASDIVVMDLREINNSVSDFFVICSGSSDKQIEAISDAVEEEVYKSHKEKPWRNEGKRTNQWVLVDYIDVVAHIFLKDKREFYGLEELWGDAKITEIS from the coding sequence ATGACAGCAGAAGAGCTGAGTAAAATAATCGTAAAAGGAATGGAAGATAAAAAAGCTTCCGATATCGTGGTGATGGATTTGCGGGAAATTAACAATTCTGTTTCTGATTTTTTTGTGATTTGTTCAGGCTCATCTGACAAACAGATCGAGGCAATATCTGATGCGGTAGAAGAAGAAGTTTACAAATCCCATAAAGAAAAACCCTGGAGAAATGAAGGAAAGCGCACCAATCAATGGGTCTTGGTAGATTACATTGACGTGGTGGCGCATATTTTCTTAAAAGATAAAAGAGAATTTTACGGACTTGAAGAACTGTGGGGTGATGCCAAAATCACTGAAATAAGTTAA
- the ahcY gene encoding adenosylhomocysteinase, with protein MSETKSKYVKYKVKDISLADWGRKEIRLAEAEMPGLMALRAEYGASKPLQGARIAGCLHMTIQTAVLIETLVALGAEVTWSSCNIFSTQDHAAAAIAAAGIPVYAWKGMNEEEFDWCIEQTLFFGEDKQPLNMILDDGGDLTNMVLDKYPELVQGIKGVSEETTTGVHRLYERMKNGTLPMPAINVNDSVTKSKFDNKYGCKESLVDAIRRATDVMLAGKVAVVAGYGDVGKGSAASLRGAGARVIVTEIDPICALQASMDGFEVKKMINAAAEADIVVTATGNKDIITGEHFKVMKDKTIVCNIGHFDNEIDVAWLNENFGDTKDEIKPQVDLYNVNGNDIILLAEGRLVNLGCATGHPSFVMSNSFTNQTLAQMELWNNTDQYENKVYVLPKHLDEKVAALHLGKLSVELDELTEDQAKYIGVEVAGPFKPDYYRY; from the coding sequence ATGTCAGAAACTAAATCAAAGTACGTCAAGTATAAAGTAAAAGATATTTCTTTGGCCGATTGGGGACGCAAAGAAATCAGATTGGCGGAGGCCGAAATGCCGGGTCTAATGGCATTGAGGGCTGAGTATGGAGCTTCTAAGCCGCTTCAGGGCGCGCGCATAGCAGGATGTTTGCACATGACCATCCAAACGGCCGTGTTGATCGAAACCTTGGTAGCACTGGGTGCAGAGGTGACATGGTCTTCCTGTAACATTTTTTCCACTCAAGACCATGCCGCTGCTGCGATTGCCGCTGCTGGCATTCCAGTTTATGCCTGGAAGGGCATGAACGAGGAAGAATTTGATTGGTGTATCGAACAAACCTTGTTCTTCGGCGAAGATAAGCAGCCATTGAACATGATCTTGGACGATGGTGGGGATTTGACCAATATGGTCTTGGACAAATATCCTGAGCTGGTGCAAGGAATCAAAGGGGTGTCCGAAGAGACAACAACAGGTGTTCATCGACTTTATGAGCGCATGAAAAACGGTACCCTTCCTATGCCTGCCATTAATGTGAACGATTCCGTGACCAAGTCCAAGTTTGACAACAAATACGGATGTAAGGAGTCTTTGGTGGATGCGATCAGAAGGGCTACTGATGTGATGCTGGCAGGTAAAGTGGCTGTAGTGGCCGGTTACGGTGATGTAGGGAAAGGTTCTGCGGCTTCATTGAGAGGTGCAGGAGCTCGGGTAATCGTGACCGAAATCGATCCCATCTGTGCGTTACAGGCTTCCATGGATGGTTTTGAAGTGAAGAAAATGATCAATGCTGCTGCTGAAGCGGATATTGTCGTAACGGCTACAGGAAATAAGGATATCATCACCGGCGAGCATTTCAAAGTGATGAAAGATAAAACCATCGTGTGTAATATTGGCCATTTCGATAACGAAATTGATGTGGCTTGGCTGAATGAAAACTTTGGCGATACCAAGGATGAAATCAAGCCGCAGGTGGATCTTTACAATGTGAACGGTAATGACATTATCCTTTTGGCGGAAGGTAGACTAGTGAACCTGGGTTGTGCCACGGGACACCCTTCTTTTGTGATGTCCAACTCATTTACCAACCAGACCTTGGCCCAGATGGAGCTTTGGAACAATACCGATCAATACGAAAATAAGGTGTATGTGCTTCCTAAGCATTTGGATGAAAAGGTAGCTGCGTTGCACTTGGGTAAATTGAGCGTGGAGCTGGATGAGCTTACCGAAGATCAAGCCAAGTATATCGGCGTGGAAGTGGCTGGTCCATTCAAACCTGATTATTACAGGTATTAA
- a CDS encoding FKBP-type peptidyl-prolyl cis-trans isomerase, which yields MSVATKGSTVKVHYTGKLKDGTVFDSSENREPLQFTVGDGNMIKGFDTAVSGMEVGQDKSITIPCAEAYGDKRDDMMIDVPVEQVPADIKPEVGMDLSIQNQQGQPVPVKVVHVDEQKITLDANHPLAGEDLVFDIKLVEVG from the coding sequence ATGTCTGTAGCAACTAAAGGAAGTACCGTAAAAGTACATTACACTGGTAAGTTAAAAGACGGAACAGTATTCGACTCTTCAGAAAACAGAGAGCCACTTCAGTTTACAGTAGGCGATGGAAATATGATCAAAGGTTTTGACACTGCTGTTAGCGGTATGGAAGTGGGACAGGATAAAAGCATCACGATCCCTTGTGCCGAAGCATATGGTGATAAAAGAGACGATATGATGATCGATGTGCCTGTAGAGCAAGTGCCTGCAGACATTAAGCCTGAAGTAGGAATGGACCTGTCCATTCAGAACCAACAAGGACAGCCTGTGCCAGTAAAAGTGGTACACGTGGACGAACAAAAGATCACTTTGGACGCCAATCACCCACTTGCAGGGGAAGATTTGGTATTTGATATCAAATTGGTGGAAGTAGGTTAA
- the ftsH gene encoding ATP-dependent zinc metalloprotease FtsH, giving the protein MSDKNKNKKFIPKPPQKPNFQLWLIVTAVIVLIGITWFNQRSAMIEITQKRFEDMVLSNDVKKVEVIYNQNYVEVTLKEDALQNQRYKDELESQNPFFNPTGPHYRVTVPSVDNFIEKFEALEAKLPEEDQIGYEAHAEESWGNWFGSFGFLLLVFFLFWIMMRRMAGPSGPGGQIFNVGKSKAQLFDAENKVKITFGNVAGLDEAKEEVQEIVEFLKNPSKFTKLGGKIPKGALLVGPPGTGKTLLAKAVAGEAGVPFFTLSGSDFVEMFVGVGAARVRDLFKQAKEKAPCIIFIDEIDAIGRSRGKGQMPGSNDERENTLNSLLVEMDGFGTDTGVIVLAATNRPDVLDSALLRPGRFDRQISIDKPDIVGREAIFKVHLAPIKTNSDIDPKKLAAQTPGFAGAEIANVCNEAALIAARRNKAAVDMQDFQDAVDRVIGGLEKKNKIISPEEKQIVAYHEAGHAVAGWFLEHADPLVKVSIVPRGIAALGYAQYLPKEQFLYQTEQLIDEMCMTLGGRAAEEIIFGKISTGALSDLERVTKMAYSIVSVYGMNDKIGNVSFYDSKGSEYKFDKPYSESTAETIDEEVRKLITFAYDRTKQLLNQRKPELEKLAQELLEKEIIFQSDLEKLIGKRPFDKETTYEAFTKKVDKVEKDAEKSSDSSDDDSSDVEESLSEKKD; this is encoded by the coding sequence ATGAGTGATAAAAACAAAAATAAAAAGTTCATTCCCAAACCTCCTCAGAAGCCCAATTTCCAACTGTGGCTGATTGTCACTGCGGTCATTGTGCTGATCGGCATCACCTGGTTTAACCAGCGTAGTGCCATGATTGAAATCACACAGAAACGGTTTGAGGACATGGTGCTTAGTAACGATGTCAAAAAAGTAGAGGTGATCTACAACCAAAACTACGTAGAAGTCACCCTGAAGGAAGACGCTTTACAAAACCAACGATACAAGGACGAACTGGAATCCCAAAATCCTTTCTTCAATCCTACGGGTCCCCATTATCGGGTGACGGTACCTTCGGTAGATAATTTTATTGAGAAATTTGAAGCATTGGAAGCCAAGCTTCCAGAAGAGGATCAAATTGGCTATGAGGCCCATGCTGAAGAAAGCTGGGGCAATTGGTTTGGTAGCTTTGGATTCCTGCTGCTGGTATTCTTCCTCTTTTGGATCATGATGAGAAGAATGGCTGGCCCTAGTGGTCCTGGAGGCCAAATTTTCAACGTAGGCAAATCCAAGGCCCAGCTGTTTGACGCAGAAAACAAAGTGAAAATTACCTTTGGTAATGTCGCCGGATTGGATGAAGCCAAAGAGGAAGTTCAGGAAATCGTGGAATTCCTTAAAAACCCTTCCAAATTCACCAAGCTAGGAGGAAAAATCCCTAAAGGAGCACTTTTGGTAGGCCCTCCCGGTACTGGTAAAACCCTATTGGCAAAAGCCGTGGCTGGAGAAGCGGGCGTACCGTTCTTCACCTTGTCAGGATCTGACTTCGTAGAAATGTTTGTAGGGGTCGGAGCGGCCAGGGTTCGTGACCTCTTTAAACAAGCTAAAGAAAAAGCACCGTGTATCATCTTTATTGATGAAATTGACGCTATTGGTCGATCTAGGGGCAAAGGTCAAATGCCGGGTTCCAATGATGAAAGAGAAAACACACTGAATTCCCTATTGGTAGAGATGGATGGTTTTGGTACCGATACAGGTGTTATCGTACTCGCCGCCACCAACCGTCCGGACGTACTGGACAGTGCCTTGCTAAGACCGGGACGATTTGACCGACAAATCAGCATTGACAAACCGGATATCGTCGGGCGTGAAGCCATCTTCAAGGTTCACTTGGCACCCATCAAAACCAATTCTGATATCGATCCTAAAAAATTGGCCGCCCAGACGCCAGGTTTTGCGGGTGCGGAAATTGCCAATGTTTGTAATGAAGCAGCATTGATTGCTGCCAGAAGAAACAAAGCGGCTGTAGACATGCAGGACTTCCAAGATGCGGTGGACCGTGTCATTGGTGGACTGGAGAAGAAAAACAAGATTATCTCTCCTGAGGAGAAGCAAATCGTCGCGTATCACGAAGCTGGTCACGCTGTTGCCGGTTGGTTCCTGGAGCACGCCGATCCATTGGTAAAAGTAAGTATAGTTCCCCGTGGCATTGCCGCACTTGGCTATGCCCAATACCTGCCAAAAGAGCAGTTCCTCTACCAAACAGAGCAGCTGATCGATGAGATGTGCATGACCTTGGGAGGCCGTGCGGCAGAAGAAATCATCTTTGGTAAAATCTCCACCGGTGCACTAAGTGACCTGGAACGTGTGACAAAAATGGCCTACAGCATCGTTTCTGTTTACGGGATGAATGATAAAATCGGAAACGTATCTTTCTACGACAGTAAGGGAAGTGAATATAAATTTGACAAACCTTATTCAGAGTCAACGGCCGAAACCATCGACGAAGAAGTAAGGAAATTGATCACCTTCGCTTACGATAGGACCAAGCAGCTTCTGAACCAACGTAAACCAGAACTGGAGAAATTGGCCCAAGAGCTATTGGAGAAGGAGATCATCTTCCAATCTGATCTAGAAAAACTCATCGGAAAGCGTCCTTTTGATAAGGAAACCACTTATGAGGCCTTTACCAAAAAGGTAGACAAAGTAGAAAAAGATGCTGAAAAATCCTCCGATTCATCTGATGACGACTCCTCCGATGTAGAGGAAAGCCTCAGTGAGAAAAAAGATTAA
- a CDS encoding sigma-54-dependent transcriptional regulator, with protein MEDTSLGKILIVDDNEDLLFAAKMLLKKYAKEVTIEKDPRRIPFLVNNNNYDVILLDMNFTEDTTSGKEGFHWLKQIKEIDPKAVVILITAFGDVEMAVQALKEGATDFILKPWQNEKLLATLSAASRLKESYDQVDNISQKSRQLQADMKKPFSEIIGQSSSMKNIFSIIDKVAQTDANVLILGENGTGKELIARAIHDRSLRRDEIFVGVDMGAITETLFESELFGHKRGAFTDAKEDRAGRFEVADKGTLFLDEIGNLSMPLQSKLLTVLQKREVTRIGTNKSIPVDIRLICATNMKVHDMVMENTFRQDLLYRVNTVEIFLPPLRERQDDIPLLANHFLKVYAKKYRKDFSGFKPAAIQLLQNYSWPGNIRELQHAIERAIIMAEGQELDSRDFFFLSSKPSAEKVKTNGTLNLDEVEKNVIQKAIDKNGGNISKAAKELGLTRASLYRRLEKYGL; from the coding sequence ATGGAAGACACCAGTTTAGGCAAAATATTGATCGTAGACGATAATGAAGACCTCTTGTTTGCAGCGAAGATGCTGCTAAAAAAATATGCTAAAGAAGTAACTATTGAAAAAGATCCGCGAAGGATTCCTTTTTTGGTCAACAACAACAATTACGATGTTATCCTACTGGACATGAATTTCACGGAGGATACGACTTCTGGAAAAGAGGGCTTCCATTGGCTGAAGCAAATCAAGGAAATCGATCCCAAAGCAGTTGTCATTCTCATCACCGCCTTTGGTGACGTAGAAATGGCCGTGCAAGCGCTTAAAGAAGGTGCTACGGACTTCATCCTAAAGCCATGGCAAAACGAAAAGTTATTGGCCACGTTAAGCGCTGCAAGCAGGCTTAAGGAGAGCTATGACCAAGTGGACAATATTTCCCAAAAATCCCGGCAGCTCCAAGCTGATATGAAAAAGCCTTTTTCGGAAATCATCGGGCAAAGCTCCTCCATGAAAAATATTTTCTCCATCATCGACAAGGTAGCCCAAACAGATGCCAACGTCCTGATATTGGGAGAAAATGGGACAGGAAAAGAGCTCATCGCGCGGGCCATCCATGACCGTTCCCTCCGTCGGGATGAGATATTTGTGGGAGTAGACATGGGAGCCATCACAGAGACCTTGTTTGAAAGTGAGCTTTTCGGACACAAAAGGGGCGCTTTTACCGATGCCAAGGAAGATCGTGCGGGCCGTTTTGAAGTGGCCGACAAGGGCACCTTGTTCTTGGATGAGATCGGTAACCTCAGCATGCCACTCCAATCCAAGCTGCTTACCGTGCTCCAAAAACGTGAGGTCACTCGAATTGGAACCAATAAATCCATCCCTGTGGATATCAGGCTGATCTGTGCCACCAACATGAAAGTGCACGACATGGTGATGGAAAACACCTTTCGGCAAGATTTACTTTACCGTGTCAATACCGTAGAGATCTTTCTCCCTCCTCTTCGGGAACGGCAGGACGATATACCATTGCTGGCCAATCACTTTCTGAAAGTATATGCGAAGAAATACCGTAAGGATTTCAGCGGGTTTAAACCAGCAGCCATCCAATTGCTCCAAAATTATAGTTGGCCGGGCAATATCCGTGAATTACAGCACGCTATAGAAAGGGCCATCATCATGGCGGAGGGCCAGGAATTGGACAGTCGCGATTTCTTCTTTCTCTCTTCCAAACCTTCGGCCGAAAAAGTCAAAACCAATGGCACTTTAAACTTGGACGAAGTCGAGAAAAACGTGATTCAAAAGGCCATTGATAAAAACGGCGGGAATATCTCCAAGGCGGCAAAGGAACTAGGACTGACCAGGGCATCCCTGTACAGAAGATTAGAAAAATATGGATTATAA
- a CDS encoding SDR family oxidoreductase produces the protein MSYLEGMLKSDALKGKNILITGGGTGLGRSMGKYFLELGANLVITSRKLDVLQHTAKELMAEVGRGKVIPLACDVRDVDQVEGMFEEAVMQLGQIDVVVNNAAGNFISPTERLSANAFHTVIDIVLKGSVNMTMTAGKHWIDKKQPGTFLNVVTTYAWTGSGYVVPSATAKAGVLAMTRSLAVEWAKYGLRFNAIAPGPFPTEGAWSRLLPGELAAQFDPAKRIPLKRVGEHQELANLAAYLVSDFSAYVNGEVMTIDGGEWLKGAGQFSHLEQIPEKLWDQMEAMRKKKK, from the coding sequence ATGTCATATTTAGAAGGAATGCTCAAATCGGACGCGCTGAAAGGGAAAAATATCCTGATCACAGGAGGAGGAACGGGACTGGGGAGGTCAATGGGTAAATATTTTTTGGAACTTGGAGCCAACTTGGTCATTACCAGCCGGAAGCTGGACGTTCTCCAGCATACCGCAAAAGAGCTTATGGCCGAAGTGGGAAGAGGAAAGGTCATTCCGCTGGCCTGTGATGTCAGGGATGTGGATCAAGTAGAAGGCATGTTTGAAGAGGCGGTGATGCAGTTGGGCCAAATCGATGTGGTGGTAAACAATGCGGCCGGAAATTTCATCAGTCCTACTGAGCGATTATCGGCCAATGCCTTTCATACGGTCATCGATATCGTGCTGAAAGGTTCTGTCAATATGACCATGACGGCAGGGAAACACTGGATAGACAAGAAGCAACCGGGTACTTTTTTGAATGTTGTCACCACCTACGCTTGGACAGGTTCTGGATATGTAGTGCCGAGTGCCACTGCCAAAGCAGGTGTGTTGGCTATGACTAGGTCGTTGGCTGTGGAGTGGGCCAAATACGGCCTCCGGTTCAATGCCATTGCTCCTGGGCCATTTCCTACAGAAGGGGCGTGGAGTCGGCTGTTGCCGGGAGAGTTGGCTGCCCAGTTTGATCCGGCCAAAAGGATTCCGCTGAAACGGGTTGGCGAGCACCAAGAGCTGGCCAATCTGGCGGCGTATTTGGTGTCTGACTTTTCTGCCTATGTCAATGGCGAAGTGATGACCATCGACGGTGGAGAATGGTTGAAAGGAGCTGGCCAGTTCAGCCATCTGGAGCAAATCCCCGAAAAGCTTTGGGATCAGATGGAAGCGATGCGGAAAAAGAAAAAATGA
- a CDS encoding UDP-2,3-diacylglucosamine diphosphatase gives MNIQLSPHKKVFFASDFHLGAPDHHTSKKREDKIIRWLHEIEDDAAAIFLVGDIFDFWFEYKTVIPKGFIKFISKISQLRDKGIPVIFFTGNHDLWMKDYFTEELGIPVYHTPITVEINHKKLLIGHGDGLGPGDKQYKLLKKVFTNKFCQGLFRWLHPDIGIRIAQKWSGSSRISNQAKNEDAFKGKDEWLWQYCKDVEKKMHFDYYVFGHRHLPLSLEVGDQSMYYNLGEWVSQYTYGVFDGDNFQLAIFEE, from the coding sequence ATGAACATTCAGTTATCTCCCCATAAAAAAGTATTTTTTGCATCTGATTTCCATCTTGGGGCCCCAGACCACCATACCAGTAAAAAAAGAGAGGACAAAATCATCCGATGGCTCCATGAGATTGAAGATGATGCGGCAGCTATTTTTCTGGTTGGGGATATCTTCGACTTCTGGTTTGAATACAAAACCGTCATTCCAAAGGGGTTCATAAAATTTATCAGTAAAATTTCCCAGCTGAGGGACAAAGGTATTCCAGTGATCTTTTTCACCGGAAACCATGACCTGTGGATGAAGGATTATTTCACGGAAGAACTGGGCATTCCTGTTTACCATACCCCCATCACCGTTGAGATCAACCACAAAAAATTATTAATCGGCCATGGAGATGGACTAGGGCCAGGAGACAAACAATACAAACTCCTGAAAAAAGTATTCACGAATAAATTTTGCCAAGGACTGTTCAGGTGGCTTCATCCGGATATCGGCATCAGAATTGCGCAAAAATGGTCTGGAAGCAGTCGTATCAGCAACCAAGCCAAAAACGAGGATGCTTTCAAGGGAAAGGATGAATGGCTATGGCAATATTGTAAGGATGTGGAAAAAAAGATGCATTTTGATTACTACGTTTTCGGACACCGACATTTGCCGCTATCCCTGGAAGTAGGAGACCAGTCAATGTACTACAATTTGGGTGAATGGGTCAGTCAATATACCTATGGTGTTTTTGATGGCGATAATTTTCAATTAGCGATATTTGAGGAATGA
- a CDS encoding HYC_CC_PP family protein, translating into MRKLIQIVLLMVYLCFNAGLSYSMHYCGEELARINLFAEDKGCCPDGEEMPGCCDDIPKTELENTDQNIAKLVDMHFYNASLVPLPNLMAEILVCMAQQKGKLPEVPFEKDGPPSWVPIHVMHQTFLI; encoded by the coding sequence ATGCGAAAATTGATCCAAATAGTGTTGTTAATGGTTTATCTCTGCTTTAATGCAGGGTTGAGCTATTCTATGCACTATTGTGGTGAAGAATTGGCTCGCATCAATCTTTTTGCAGAGGATAAAGGCTGCTGTCCCGATGGGGAGGAAATGCCGGGGTGTTGTGACGACATTCCCAAGACGGAGCTAGAGAATACGGATCAAAATATTGCCAAGTTGGTAGATATGCATTTTTATAATGCATCGTTGGTACCTCTACCGAACCTGATGGCTGAAATATTGGTCTGTATGGCTCAGCAAAAAGGTAAATTACCCGAAGTGCCCTTTGAGAAAGATGGGCCGCCTTCATGGGTTCCCATACACGTCATGCACCAGACTTTTTTGATTTAG